A region of the Nocardia asteroides genome:
CCTTCGCGACTGATCGCGGTACCGATACCGTCCGCGCGAGGCCGACCAGCCACGCCGGACGGGTCAGGATTGGAGAGTCGTATGCGGGGATCGGCCGTACGCCTCGCGGTAGGCGGTCGCGAATCGTCCGGGATGAGCGAAGCCCCACGCTCCGGCGATCGAGGTGACCGTGTGACCGTCGTCGGGCGAGCCGTCGCGCAGTTGTTCGTGCGCACCGCGCAGGCGAAGCCGCCGCAGATACGTCATCGGCGTCGTGTCGAGGTGGCGCCGGAACGCCAGTTGCAGCGCACGAGGGGTGACGTAGGCGGCCGCGGCGATATCGGCGACGGCGATGTCGTCGCACACATGTGATTCGAGGTACGCCAGTGCCCGCCGCACCGTATCGGGACGGGCGTCGTTGCGATCGCTCGCCGTCGGATCGGTGTGGGCGGTACTGGGGAGGGCGTGCAGCACGCTGGCGGCCAGGTACTGCGCGGCGTTCGAGGTGATCAGCGGTTGTTCGCGCGTCGTATGGTCGGCCGCGATGCCGCGCATGTGCTCCAGCACGGAGGACAGGTGCCGAGCGGCGGCCGGTGAGACCGGCCGGTGACCCGTCAGCCGCACCGGTTCCGCGTCGTGGCCGGGGGTGGCGGCGGCGACCCGGGTCAGCAGGGCGGGGTCGAACATCGTGATGCTGTAGCGGGCGTGGTGGATCACGCCGGAATACGGCAGGTCCGGGGGAGTCAGCAGCCCGACCTCTCCGGGGCGGAAGAAATCGGTACCGCTGTCGAAATAGTTCTCTTCGATCGCGCCGGTCTCCACGTGGCACAGGCAAATCTTGCCCAACGGCTGCGCGTTGTAGCTCATGTCGAAGCGCAGCTCGAAATCGTCCAGGTCGACCGGACCCAGCAACGTCCGGGTGATGGTCGTCCGAACCGGTCTCCCGGTATCGTTGCCGATCCGCATCTTGGTGTAGTTGAGGTTGAGGAATTCCTCGGTATCACTCAAGCTGTCGCTCTGGAAGGCGAATGACTCCATCGATGCGACACTCCTGCTCATTCCGGTACGGCGTCCCGTCTCGCCAGCGCGTCGTAGTAGTGGTTCATCGAGCGGCTCTGCTCGGCGTACGGACTGGTCACAACCGTTGACGTCGGTAGACGGGTGGCTAGGAGCGGTTGGTACCACGCGGCGCGACCGCGCTCGCAAGCCCGGACACACGAATGGGCGAATACCCGATCGACCCGGCTTCAATCGTCGGACGTGCACGCTCCTGCCGTGCGGCACTCGTGCCGAACCGAGTCCAGCGGCTCACCGCAGGTTCGTCGCCGCCGCTCGCGGAAGTGTTTCGACCTCGCCCGAGCGGCCACCCTGATCGAGAGGGTGCATCGTCGCCCCTCCACACGAAACCGTCCGGAAAGACGAGGAGGCCCCATGGTTTCGCAGGACACGCTCGCGCAACTGCGGCAGGACATCACCACCGCCGAGGACGCGGGCGACGAGGCGAACGCCGAGCGTCTACGCCGTGAGCTCGCCGAAGCGATGCGGGAAGCAGGCAAGAGCACCGAGACCGATCAGCGGTGACCGATCGGCGGCCGTGGAGGTCGGCGGCGCCGTGCCGCCGACCTCCGGAACGGTCATCCGGCGTTCTCCCGGTTCCAGAGCCCGACGGCTTCGGCGAGTTCCTCGCGGTGACGCCGCAGTTCGTCCGGGCGGGTTTCGGTTACCGCCACCGGCTCGGCTCAAATGCCGTGGAGCCGTGGTCAACTCGTCACCGTCTCGGTCTTTCGGCCGCAGATGTCCGCGGATTCCTTGCCGCGCTTGCTCATTCGTCGGGATCGTCGCGCGGCGGTAGATAAGGCTCGGCGTCTTCGGGATGACCGTGGGCGATGTTGCGCGCCCGTGCCAGTTCGGCATCCAGTTCCGCCCCGAGCAAGACCGCGATATTCGAGATCCACAACCACACGAGAAAGACGACGACGCCGCCCAGCGAGCCGTATACCCGGTTGTAGGAGCCGAAGTGGCTGACGTAGAACGCGAATCCCCAGGACGCCCCCGCCCAGAGCAGGACAGCCAGCGCGCTTCCCGGCGTCAGCCACCGGAACCCCGGCTGTCGCACGTTCGGCGCCGCCCAGTACAGCAGAGCGAACACCAGGCTGATCAGTGCCATCATGATCGGCCACTTGGCGATGCCCCAGACCGTGATCGTGGCCTGCCCCAGCCCGAGCCACCGACCGACCTGGTCGGCCAGCGACCCGCTGACCACGACACCGACCGTGCAAACGCCTAGCAGTGCGACCACCGTGGCGGTCAGGGCCACCCGCACCGGCACCGTCTTCCAGATCGGCCGTCCTTCCGCGATGTCGTAGATCGCGTTGGTCGCGCGCATGAACGCGCCGATGTAAGCGGACGCGGTCCACAGCGCGGACGCCAACCCGAGCAACGCCAGGGGGCCGGCCGGGGCTTGCGCCTCGTGAATATCGTTGATCGCGTCGATGAGCAGATCCGTTCCGCTGCCCGGCCCGATCTCGCGAATGGCGTCGACCAACGTCAGGGTGTCGTCCCGTCCGAGCATGCCCAGCCCGGCGGTCAACACGATCAAACCCGGAAACAGCGACAGCACACTGTAATACGTGAGAGCCGCGGCCCAGTCGCTGAGATTGTCCTCTTGGAACTCGACGACCGACCGCTTGACCACACCCCACCACGACCGCCCGGGCAGATCCGCGGGCCCGCGCAGCCGACGGTGCGGCGCGAACTTCTTCTGTAGGTCTTGCGCCACCTCGCACCTCCCGCTGGCGGCGCGATACCCGCCGTGCGCGCCTCGAAACCGCCGTGACCTCCGAGGGGTTCGATGATCCGCGGCCCCGTGGGCGGCCTTCATCGGAACGCCGACTCGGTCACCGGACGGAGACCGACCAGCCGGAAAATCCGTTGTTCGGTCAGCACGCCGACCGTAGCCTCGCTTCGGTTCTGTCCACTGATCAACCGAAGGAGCTTTCGTCATGGAACCCGTCACCGAACGCGACATCAGATCGTCGTTCGTCAACTGTTCGAAAGGAGACGCCAAGCGGTTGCCCGTCCCGAGGGACCTGGACGAGCGACCCTGGGCGGACCTGGACTTCCTCGGCTGGAGCGATCCGTCCTTCCCCGGACGCGGCTACCTGGTCGTCCCGCAGGACGATCGCCTGGTCGGCGTCGCACTGCGGTTTGCCACCGCCGGCACCGGACGGGCGCAGATGTGCACGATCTGCCTTACCACCCACACCGGCGGAGGGGTCTCGCTGATGACCGCGCACAAAGCCGGGGAATCCGGCCGCAAGGGTAACTCGGTCGGCGCCTATATGTGCACCGATCTCGCCTGCTCGCTGTACGCGCGGAACAAGAAGCGGCCCGTGCTCGGGAGCCGTTACCGGGAAGATCTCACGACCGTCGAGAAGGCCGAGCGGGTGCGCGACAACATGAACACGTTCCTCGCCAAGCTCTACTCCTGATCACTTCGCCCATCCATCAGGCAGCCGGCGCGCTGCCCGCACGAACGGAGGTAGATGCCATGTGCCGACACTCGAGAACCGCGCGGTCGAGCCACCCGGGTTTTCCTATCCTGCAGCAGCCTTGGTGGCCGTGATTCCTCGCCGGTCGAGTCGGTCCGGATCGGCCGGACCGTCCCGTCCGGCGAGGAATCACGGCTCCGGAAGCATTGAGCGCCTAGCCCGGCGAGTCGTGGCGCGTGGGTTCCCACACCTCCCGCAGGCTGGGGGCGCCCGGGACGAGATCGGGCAGGTCGGGTATCGCTTCGGTTTCGGCGACGAGCGGGGCGATGATCGCCGCGTGCTGGTCACGAGCCAGCTGCGCCGCCTGCCTGCCCGCTTCGGTGACCGAACGGCCCAGCTGTTCCGGTGTGCTTTTCACAGCGGTGGGGCTGAACCGCACGTCTACGAGGACGCCCCCGGCGTCCACGGTCACTTCCACCAGCTTGTCCGCCGACTCGGCCGTGCACCGCACCGCCGACAGCTTCTCGCGCACCTCCGACAAGTGGGTACGCTGCTCGGCGAGCGCATCCAGGATGTGCTCCACCTGATTGCGCATTCCACTGTTGGCCGAGCGCAGCCCGTCGCGTTCCCACCGATCCACCGGCACCGACCTCCTCGAGTCCGTCGTCCCGGACCGTCGAAGCGCGGGTTCGCCGCATACGCCGAATCGCGACCGGCGACGCACCCGCGTCCGAGAACGTAGGCGGGAATTGTCCGGCACCCGGGGCGCCGCCGCAGCACGCACATCCCCCTGGCTGGGAATGGTCAGGCCGGCACGGCCTCGGTTTCGTGCACCGTCAGCCAGCGGACCTCACCGGGATCGCCGATCGTCAGCACGGCTGTCACCCGACGGTGGGTGACGTTCTCCGCGGCCCGCTGCGTCTCCAGGAAACGCACGACCGCGATGTCGCCGGACCACAGGAGTTCTTCGACGTCGGATATCTCGATGCGCAAGCCGGGCACGGAGTTTCCCGCACCGCGCAGCCCCGCTGTCAACGCGCTGCGCCCCAGCACCTGGCCACCGGTCGTCACCATGCTGAAGCGCTCGTGCTGCGCCGCCGCGAACCGCTCGAAGACCTCGATCGGCGCCTGCGACCCGAGCCACGTCGCGAGGTCGGCGTGCAAGCGCTCGACCACGTCGACCAGATCGACACCCATGCGCGGCATCGTACGCGCCGCTGGTCGCCGCTTGCGGGACAAGCTCTTCGGTGCGTCATCGGGTCTCGGTAGCGCGGTCCGGACGGGCGTCAGCTCAGCCGCCGCCGTACGGGACGGTGATCAACTCCAGGAAGTGACCGCTGGGATCCAGGAAGTACACCCCGCGACCGCCGTCGTTGTGATTGATCTCGCCGGGCCGCCGCTGCTGCGGGTCGGCCCAATGATCCACCTCGTACCGCCGGATCTTGGCGTAGGCCGTGTCGAATTCGGTCTCGGAGATCAAGAAGGCGTAGTGCTGGGGTTGGATGTCGGTGATCTGGGCGGGCACGTTCGCGAAGTCGAAGGTGACGCCGCCGGGCAAGGAGACCGGAATGAACGGCCCCCAGGGGGCGCCGACTTCCAGTCCCAGGATGTCCGCCCAGAATTCGGCGGATATGCGATGGTCCCGGCAGCCGACAATGGTGTGATCGAACTGTACGGACAGTGGAGTCTCTCCTCTGAAACGTGACGGTCCCGACCCCGGGCTCGGTACAAGGCGGCCAACGGGAGCACCGTCACGGCCGACCAACTTAACACCAGCTTCGCGCGACCGCCAGTGCTCCGACCCGGTGTGCCGAGCCGTCGTGGGGGTAGCGTCGGCGGGATGAAGATTCGTGGAGCGGTCTTGGAGCGGATCGCGGCGCCGGCGCCGTTCGCCGGATCGACGCCGATCACCGTGTGCGATCTGGAGCTGCGCGAGCCGGGGCCGGGCGAACTGCTGGTCCGGATCGAGGCGGCGGGGCTGTGCCATTCGGACCTGTCCGTGGTGGACGGCAACCGAGTGCGGCCGGTGCCCATGCTCCTCGGACACGAGGCCGCGGGGCGGGTGGCCGCGGTCGGCCCGGGTGACGGCGACATCGCGGTCGGGCAGCGCGTGGTCATGACCTTCTTGCCGCGATGTGGCGAATGCGCGGGTTGCGCGACCGACGGCCGCACGCCCTGCGTGCCCGGCAGTATCGCCAACAACGCGGGCGAACTGCTCAACGGTGGGCGGCGACTGGTTCGCGACGGGGTCGAGGTGCACCACCACCTGGGTGTGTCCGCGTTCGCCACCTACGCGGTGGTGGATCGCAGATCGGTGGTCGCGGTGGACGACGACGTGCCGCCCGAGGTCGCGGCTGTCCTCGGCTGCGCTGTGCTGACCGGCGGTGGGGCCCTGCTCAATTCGGCGCGGCCGGGAACCGGGGATCGGATCATGGTCGTCGGTCTCGGCGGCGTCGGTATGGCGGCGGTGCTGGTCGCGGTCTCGCTCGCCGCGGAGGGACACGAGGTGATCGCGGTCGACACCGTGCCGGACAAACTCGCCCTGGCACGGGAATTGGGCGCGCATGCGGCGTACACGCCGGCCGAGGTCGCCGAGCTGGGTGTGCAGGCCGAGGTGGTGGTCGAGGCCGCGGGCAACATCCGCGCCTTCGAGACGGCCGTCGCGGCGACCGCGCCCGGTGGTACGACGGTCACCGTCGGACTGCCCGCCCCCGATGCCCGCGCCGCGATCTCCCCGCTGGCCTTGGTCGCCCAAGGGCGGTCCATCGTCGGCAGCTACCTCGGTTCCGCCGTGCCGTCCCGCGACATCCCCGAGTACGTCCGGATGTGGCGCGCGGGACGTCTGCCGGTGGAGCGGCTCGTCTCGGCGCACGTCGGCCTCGGGGACATCAACCGCGCCATGGACGAACTCGCCGCGGGCCACGCATTGCGCCAGGTCATCGTCTTCGACTGAACGGGCCTGCCGACAGTCTCGCCCGGATTCCGTGACCATCGGGTCACGACGGCCGCTCAGTCGGCGATCCGATCCATTCCGTCGACGAATCGTTCCAGCAGCCGGGCGAATTCGACCCGCTCGGCGGGTGTCCACTCCGCCATGGCCGCGGCCATGGCGCTGCACCTGTCCGCTCTGGCCTCGGCCGTGGCCCGGCACCCGGTGGCGGTCAGGCGCAGGACCGAACGCCGCCCGTCGCGCTGATCGGCGACCCGCTCCAGCAGGCCGGAGGAAACCGCCTGCGCCACCAGGCGACTCGCCCGCGGCTGGTCGACACCGAGCGCGGGAGCGAGGCCGCCCACCGTGTCGGCCGCGCCGTCGGCGACGGCGTCGAGTACGCGGAACACCGCGACGGGAATCGCGCCGCCGCTCAGCGCGCCACGGGTCTGCCTGCGGCGGATCCGCACCATCGCCGCTGCCACGGCGATGGTGATCGTGTCGTGCTCGTCCATTCGCTCCCTCCGTCACGGCCGCTATTTGTATGTAAAATTACATGTAATTGTAGCTTGGCATGCACGGGAGCTGAACATGGCCATCCAGCGCGGAATCGGGTACTGGCTCGTAGAACTCGATCGACTGATAAACCAGCGCTTCGACGAAGACCTCGCCGCGGGCGGGCTCAGCCGTAGACGCTGGCAGACCTTGCATTCGCTGGTGAAGGGGCGGCAGCGCGCCGACGACGTCCACGACGCCCTCGACGCCTTCTGGGCCGACGATGCCGAGTGGCCCACCGAACTGGCCGAGCTCACCGCCGCCGGGCTGGTCCGCGACGACGGAGGCGTGCTCTCGCTGACCGAGTCGGGCCGTCGCGCGCACGACGAGGCCTTCGCCCGGATCGGCCTGCGCAGGCGCCAGATGGCGGAGGGCATCACCGACGAGCAGTTCGCCGAGACCGTGCGGTCGCTGCAACGGATGGCGGGGAACCTCGCGGCCCCGCCCGGCGACCGCGAGCCGGTGGGATAGGCGGCCCGCCTCCTCGCTGGGACCGGCACGGGCGGCGACCGGACTGCCTCCTGCCGCGCCCACTAGGCTGATCCCCGACCGAAGCGGAACGAGGAGGTGCGGTGACCATTCGGGTCGGAGTGCTCGGAGCGCGTGGCAAAGTCGGACAGGCGATCTGCGCGGCGGTGACGGCGGCGGAGGACCTGGAGCTGGTCGCCGCCGTCGACAAAGATGATTCGCTCGACACGTTCACCGCGGCGAATACGCAGGTCGTCGTCGATTTCACCCACCCGGACGTGGTGATGGGGAATCTGAGGTTCCTGGTGGAGCACGGCATCCACGCGGTGGTCGGCACCACCGGCTTCGACGACGCCCGCTTGGCGCAGGTGCGCGACTGGCTGGCCGGTCATCGGGAGGTCGGCGTGCTGATCGCACCGAACTTCGCCATCGGCGCGGTGCTGTCCATGCGTTTCGCCGAGCAGGCCGCCCGGTTCTTCGAGTCGGTGGAAGTCATCGAACTGCACCATCCCAACAAGGCCGACGCGCCGTCCGGCACGGCCTATCGCACCGCGGGCCTGATCGCCGCCGCACGCGACAAAGCGGGTCTGGACCGCAGTCCCGACGCCACGACCACCGAGCTGGAGGGTGCGCGCGGCGCCGACGTGGACGGAGTGCGGGTGCACTCGGTGCGCCTGGCCGGTCTGGTCGCTCACCAGGAGGTGCTGTTCGGCACCCAGGGCGAAACCCTCACCATCCGGCACGACTCGATCGACCGCTCGTCGTTCGCCCCCGGTGTGCTGCTCGGCGTGCGGGAGATCGCGAACCGCCCCGGTCTCACCGTCGGGCTCGACCCGTTCCTGGACCTGTGAGCGAGCGGTGGCGAGCACACCGGATGGCGCCGAACCCCGGCGGAGCGCGACGGTGAGCGGCGCGGAGCCGGCGGATCGGAAGGGCAGCGGGGAAGTCGTCAAGGTGGTCGCGCTGATCGCGGCGCTCATCCTGGTGCTCGGCTTCTATTTCCTGTTGCTCGGCCGGATAGCGGTCGGTCTGATCGGTTCCGGCGACGTGGCGGCGATCGTCATCGGCGTGGGCGTGCTGATCCTGCCGCTGCTGGGCGTGTGGATCGTCGTCGCCACCGTGCGCGCCGCGCTCGCCCATCAGCATCTGGCACGGCGCATCCACGACGAGGGCCTCGAACTCGACACCTCGCAGTTGCCACGGCTGCCGTCCGGCCGCATCGAACGCGCGGCCGCCGACGAACTGTTCGCGACGGTCAAGGCGGAGTGGGAGGCCGACCCGGACAACTGGCGCGTCTCCTACCGTCTCGCGCGCGCCTACGACTACGCCGGTGACCGCACCAGGGCCAGGGAGACGATGCGCCGTGCGGTCGCACTGGAACGGCACGAGCGCGACACCCGCTGACAGCGGGCCGATACCATCGCAGGGGTGGCCCGGTTGCTGATCATCCATCACACGCCGTCTCCGCATATGCAGGCGATGTTCGAGGCCGTTGTCTCCGGCGCCACCGACCCCGAGATCGAAGGTGTCGAGGTCGTGCGCCGCGCGGCACTGGCCGTCACCGCTCCCGACGTACTGGCCGCCGACGGATACCTGCTGGGCAGCCCGGCGAACCTGGGTTACATGAGCGGCGCGCTCAAACACGCCTTCGATACGATCTACTATCCGTGTCTCGATTCCACGCGCGGCCGCCCGTACGGTTTGTACCTGCACGGCAACGAAGGCACCGAGGGCGCCGAGCGCGGGGTCGCCGGCATCACCACCGGACTGGGGTGGGAGCAGGCCGCCGCCACGGTCGTGGTCTCCGGTCCGCCCGCCAAAGAGGACCTCCAGCGGTGCTGGGAGTTGGGCGCCACGCTCGCCGCCGGGCTCATGGCCTGAATCCCCCGAATTATGGTGTCTGACCATCGCGCACCATCACCCGGCATACTGTCTGCGATTGTTGTTGCGGTGGGGACGTGAACGAGTAGCTCGGGATGGGAGAGCCAGGTGACCTGGGTCGAAGGGAGCGAGAACGCACCGCGGCGGATCGGATTGGTCGAAGACCACGAGTCGGTCGCGATCGGTCTCGCCGCGATGCTTGCGCCGCAGACCGATCTCGATCTGGTGCTGACCGCGGGCACCGTGCCGGAACTGCTCGCCGCCGTCGACGGCGAGCCGAAGCTGGATCTGGTGGTGCTGGATCTGCGGCTGGCCGACGGGTCCTCGCCCGAGGACAACGTGCGCGCCCTGCGTGACCGCGGCATGGAGGTGCTGGTCTTCACCGGCGCGGACAACGCCTTTCTCGTGCGCTCCGCCGCGCGCGCCGGGGTGCTGGGCGTGGTCCGCAAATCCGAGGACGTGCCGACCGTCGTCGCCGCCGTGCGCCGCGCGGCCAGCGGCGAACAGGTGGTCACCACCGACTGGGCGGCCGCCATCGACGGCGACCCGCAACTGTCCGAGGTGGGCTTGAGCCCGCGCCAGGAAGAAGTGCTCATGTTGTACGCGTCCGGCGAGAAGGCCTCCCGGGTCGCGCGGTTGACGGGTCTGTCCGAGCAGACGGTCAACGACTACCTCGGCCGGATCCGGCAGAAGTACGCCGATGCCGGTCGTCCGGCGCCGACCAAGACCGACCTGTACAAGCGGGCGGTCGAGGACGGATGGCTGCCGGTTCCCGAGCGGCACCCACGCGGATGATCGCGTCCAGCATGCTGGGCACCCCGTCGCACTCGCGCTCCCTCCGGCTCTACCGACTCCACGCGAGGCGTTTGAGCCACGGAGTCGCCGCACTGTCCAGGGGGAAAGCCTCCGAGGGCGCCGCCGACCGCATCCTGCACAGGCTCGGGCTGGCCATCGGAATCGCCGGGGTGATCGCCGCGATCGTCGAACTGCCCGAGATCGCCGATCAGAGTCGCTTCGTGCCCGTCCGGTGGACGGTGGTCGAAGTGGTGCTGGCGTTCGGGCTGTTCCCGGTCCTCGCGGTCGTCTCGGTCAGCCTGAGCGCCCGAATGATCCAGCGGGTCGCCGGTGCGGCAGCGGTGAGTTTTCTCGGGGCCACGGCGGTGGTTCCATTCGTGTATGTGGTGCCCGAAGCCTTAGGATCGGCGTCGCTCTGGCTGTACCGGGTGCTGGCGCTGGGAGTCCTGGCGGCCGTGCTCGCTTGGCGTCCACCGCTCGCAGTGGCGTATCTGGTGGTGGGCTCGGCGTTCAGCGCGCTGGCGAATCTCGTCGTGCTCGAGGACACCACCGCCCTGGCGCTGCTCGGCTATTTCGCCAGGGCGGCCGGGCTGAGCGCGCTGTTCCTGTGGTGCGTGATCTATGCCAGGGCCGCGGCCGCCCGAGTGGATCGCGAGTCGGCCATCGAAAGCAGCCGGGCCGCGGCGGTCGCGGGCGCGGCCGCCCGCGAACGGGAACGCGCGCGCTTCGCCGCGCTGATCCACGACGCGGTGCTGTCCACCCTGCTGGACGCCTCCCGCGCAGGGACCGAATCGCCGGTCCTGCGCAGGCAGGCCGAACGGACCCTCGAACAACTCGATGAGTGCCGGGTCGGGAACAGCGAACTCGACCGGCTGGACGCGCAATCCGCGATCGGGTTCCTCCGCGCCGCCGTGCACGAAGTGAATCCCGATACCCGGTTCACCGCGCGGCGCTGGGCCGGATTCGACGATCTGCGTCTACCGGTGGACGCCGCGAGCACGATCGCCGCCGCGCTCGCCGAGGCCGTACGAAACAGCCTGCGTCACGCCACTGTTCCCGGGCGTGCGGTCCGCCGCACCGTCACGGTGACGATCAGCGCGGGCGGTATTCGAGTGGTGTTCCGTGACGACGGCGCGGGTTTCGACCTGAGTGAGGTGCCTGTCGATCGGCTCGGTATCTCGGTGAGCATCCTGGGCCGCATGCGTCAGCTGCCGGGCGGCGCCGGGTTCGTGGAATCCGAGCCGGGCGAGGGTACGACCGTGACGCTGGTGTGGGGCGGAAATGGCTGAGCGGGAAACCGAAGTTGGACTGCGCGATCTGCTCGGCCTCCGTGGCCGGGCGGCGTGGCTGTACCTGGTCATTCTCGAAGTGACCATAGTGCTGTGCATGGTCCAGAACTTCTCCGAATCGCTGGTGGCCGCCGTGGCCGCCGCCCTGGTCGTCCTGGCGTTGGCCGGTGTCGTGGTGCTGCTGGCGCCGACTGATCCGCTGCCTTGGCCCGCGACCGTGTTCGTCTCCGCCTCCGGGCCGCTGGCCGCGGCCCTCACCTCGGTCGATGTCGAGCACGCCTGGTCGAAGCAGGTGTGGACGGCGTTCGCCGCCTCGTATGTGCTCGCCGTGCTGGTGTTGCGCGGACGTCTGGCCGCGGCCTGGCTCGGGGTCGTCGGCATCGGCGCGGTGATCGCTGTGGTCGGTGTGGCGGCCGGTCTGCGGGTGGGCGTCGTCGTAGGGTCGATTGTGCCGGTCGCCACGGTTGCCGGGGTTTCCCTGTTCGCGGCGATAATGCGCCCCACCCAGCGTTCGCTGCGGCTGCTGCGTGAGGAGGCGGCCATGCGCGCCGCCGCCGAGGCCGCGATGGCGGCGGAGAACGGGGAACGCACCCGTCAGCTGGCTCGGCTGGACGCGGTGGCGCGCCCGATCCTGGAACGCATCGCCGACGGCGACGACCTCACCGCCGCCGAGCGCGAACAGTGCAGGCTCCTGGAAGCCGAACTACGTGACGGCCTCCGCGCCCCGCAACTGGCCACCGACCAGCTCAGCAGCGCCGCCCGCGGAGCTCGCTCCCGCGGCGTCGAGGTGATCCTGCTCGACGACGGCGGTTTCACCGGGGTCCCGCACCGGGTGCGCCAGCAGGTGATCGACGCCGCCACGGGAGAGCTCGACGCCGCGAACGAGGGTTCGGTCACCGTCCGCATCCTCCCGACCGGCCGCCGCATCCTGGCCACCGTCCTGGCCACGGCGACGGACCGGGACCGCCGCACCGAAATCGACGCCACCGGCGCGATCACCGTCTCCACGTGACGTCCTCGGAGGTCGCGACGCCATCCGAATCGCGTGCCGACCACCACCCGACCGCATCGGCCCAGCTCCCGGTTTGGAGCGCAGCGAGATCGAGCGTTGTCTCGTTCGCGGCCTGGTTCGTCTTCGAGTGGCCGCCGCGTAGGTGGGGAAGGAGTCGCCGGTCACCGAGAACGGCGAACCCGAGGTCTGACGATCACCGGCTCACGCATCCGCATCGGCCCAGCTCCCGGTTTGGAGCGCAGCGAGATCGAGCGTTGTCTCGTTCGCGGCCCGGCTCGCGTCCGAGTGGCCGCCGCGTAGGCGACGAAGGAGCAAGCGGCGGTCGCTCGGACGCGAGCCACCAAGGGGCCGGGAACACGCCGCGCCCGCGCGGCCGAGAACACTGTCGGTGGCTCGTGGCATTGTTGCCCTCATGCGGAAGATGGGCGCGGCGGCGGCGCGGCGAACGGCGTTGGCGGCGCAGGGTTTCGGGGCGC
Encoded here:
- a CDS encoding ATP-binding protein; the protein is MIASSMLGTPSHSRSLRLYRLHARRLSHGVAALSRGKASEGAADRILHRLGLAIGIAGVIAAIVELPEIADQSRFVPVRWTVVEVVLAFGLFPVLAVVSVSLSARMIQRVAGAAAVSFLGATAVVPFVYVVPEALGSASLWLYRVLALGVLAAVLAWRPPLAVAYLVVGSAFSALANLVVLEDTTALALLGYFARAAGLSALFLWCVIYARAAAARVDRESAIESSRAAAVAGAAARERERARFAALIHDAVLSTLLDASRAGTESPVLRRQAERTLEQLDECRVGNSELDRLDAQSAIGFLRAAVHEVNPDTRFTARRWAGFDDLRLPVDAASTIAAALAEAVRNSLRHATVPGRAVRRTVTVTISAGGIRVVFRDDGAGFDLSEVPVDRLGISVSILGRMRQLPGGAGFVESEPGEGTTVTLVWGGNG